One Thauera sp. K11 DNA window includes the following coding sequences:
- a CDS encoding type II toxin-antitoxin system RatA family toxin codes for MADVKKLVLIEFTPEQMFELVDRCEDYPGFLPWCGGAEVHERTETLTSATIHINYHGIKAHFSTENTKVWPREMHLRLTDGPFTHLDGEWRFTPLGDTACKVEFSLRYQFSSKLLEKVLGPVFNHIANTFVDSFVKRAAQIHAKG; via the coding sequence ATGGCCGACGTCAAGAAGCTTGTCCTGATCGAATTCACGCCCGAACAGATGTTCGAACTCGTCGACCGCTGCGAGGACTATCCGGGCTTCCTGCCCTGGTGCGGCGGTGCCGAGGTCCATGAGCGCACCGAAACGCTCACATCGGCGACGATCCACATCAACTACCACGGCATCAAGGCCCATTTCAGCACCGAGAACACGAAAGTGTGGCCGCGCGAAATGCACCTGCGCCTGACCGACGGCCCCTTCACCCATCTCGACGGCGAATGGCGCTTCACACCGCTCGGCGACACGGCGTGCAAGGTGGAGTTCAGCCTGCGCTACCAGTTCTCGAGCAAGCTGCTGGAGAAGGTGCTGGGGCCGGTCTTCAACCACATCGCCAACACCTTCGTCGATTCCTTCGTCAAGCGCGCCGCGCAGATCCAT
- the smpB gene encoding SsrA-binding protein SmpB, whose protein sequence is MSIIDNRKAYHDYFIEEKYEAGLVLEGWEVKAIRAGRANIKEAYVVVRDEEIFIFGMHITPLASASTHIHADPTRTRKLLLHAGEIARLIGKVERAGFTLVPLDLHYSKGRIKIEIGLAKGKKLYDKREDEKRRDWEREKQRLMRVKV, encoded by the coding sequence ATGAGCATCATCGACAACCGCAAGGCTTACCACGACTACTTCATCGAGGAAAAATACGAGGCGGGCCTCGTCCTCGAAGGGTGGGAAGTGAAGGCGATCCGTGCCGGGCGGGCGAACATCAAGGAAGCCTACGTCGTCGTCCGCGATGAGGAAATCTTCATCTTCGGCATGCACATCACGCCGCTCGCCAGCGCCTCCACCCACATCCACGCCGACCCGACGCGCACCCGCAAGCTGCTGCTGCATGCGGGCGAGATCGCCAGGCTGATCGGCAAGGTCGAACGCGCCGGCTTCACCCTGGTCCCGCTGGACCTGCACTACTCGAAAGGCCGCATCAAGATCGAGATCGGCCTGGCCAAGGGCAAGAAGCTGTACGACAAGCGCGAGGACGAGAAGAGGCGGGACTGGGAACGCGAAAAACAGCGGCTGATGCGGGTGAAGGTCTGA
- a CDS encoding protein adenylyltransferase SelO, with protein MKELTFDNRFVRELPADPEPGVHVRQVHGACYSRVMPTPVRKPQLLAWSPEVAALLGLEEADVRAPDFADVFGGNALLPGMEPYAACYGGHQFGNWAGQLGDGRAITLGEAVNGRGERWELQLKGAGSTPYSRHADGRAVLRSSIREFLCSEAMHHLGVPTTRALCLVGTGEKVVRDMFYDGNPQPEPGAVVCRVSPSFIRFGNFEIFASRGEGELLGRLIDFTIARDFPGIEGDADERRMRWFEEVCRRTAVLMAHWTRVGFVHGVMNTDNMSILGLTIDYGPYGWIDDFDPDWTPNTTDAAGRRYRFGHQPQVAHWNLWQLANAVYPVIGKVEPLEAALLGYADIYEAENRRMTMAKLGFADWQEGDSALVADLHRLLRDGEMDMTIFHRRLAGFDAEPAEVPGGSALALFADAFYSDDRREAVREEFTAWLRRYAARLRQQAVPQDRRKVEMNRANPLYVPRNYLAQQAIDAAGEGDLSQVEELLDVFRKPYEEQAGRERFAAKRPDWARHKAGCSMLSCSS; from the coding sequence ATGAAAGAACTGACATTCGACAACCGCTTCGTCCGCGAACTGCCGGCCGACCCGGAACCGGGCGTGCATGTGAGGCAGGTGCATGGCGCGTGCTATTCGCGCGTGATGCCGACGCCGGTGCGAAAGCCGCAGTTGCTGGCGTGGTCGCCTGAAGTCGCCGCGCTGCTGGGGCTGGAGGAGGCCGATGTCCGCGCCCCGGATTTCGCCGACGTGTTCGGCGGCAATGCCTTGCTGCCGGGCATGGAGCCCTACGCCGCCTGCTACGGTGGCCACCAGTTCGGCAACTGGGCGGGGCAACTCGGCGACGGTCGCGCGATCACGCTGGGCGAGGCGGTCAACGGGCGCGGCGAGCGCTGGGAGCTGCAGTTGAAGGGCGCCGGGTCGACGCCTTATTCACGCCATGCCGACGGCCGGGCAGTGCTGCGTTCGTCGATCCGCGAGTTCCTGTGCAGCGAGGCGATGCATCACCTCGGCGTGCCGACGACGCGGGCGCTGTGCCTGGTGGGGACGGGCGAAAAGGTGGTCCGCGACATGTTCTACGACGGCAATCCGCAGCCGGAGCCGGGCGCGGTCGTGTGCCGCGTGTCGCCGTCCTTCATCCGCTTCGGCAATTTCGAGATCTTCGCCTCGCGCGGCGAAGGGGAGCTGCTCGGCAGGCTGATCGATTTCACGATCGCCCGCGATTTCCCCGGGATCGAGGGCGACGCGGACGAAAGGCGCATGCGCTGGTTCGAGGAGGTCTGCCGGCGCACCGCGGTGTTGATGGCGCATTGGACGCGGGTGGGTTTCGTGCACGGGGTGATGAACACCGACAACATGTCCATCCTCGGCCTGACGATCGACTATGGCCCCTACGGCTGGATCGACGACTTCGATCCGGACTGGACGCCGAACACCACTGATGCGGCCGGCCGGCGCTACCGCTTCGGCCACCAGCCGCAGGTGGCGCACTGGAACCTGTGGCAACTCGCCAATGCCGTGTATCCGGTGATCGGCAAGGTGGAGCCGCTGGAGGCGGCGCTGCTCGGCTATGCCGACATCTACGAGGCGGAGAACCGGCGCATGACGATGGCCAAGCTCGGCTTCGCCGACTGGCAGGAAGGAGATTCGGCGCTGGTGGCGGACCTGCACCGGCTGCTGCGCGATGGCGAGATGGACATGACGATCTTCCATCGCCGGCTGGCCGGGTTCGATGCGGAGCCGGCCGAGGTGCCGGGCGGATCGGCGCTGGCGCTGTTTGCCGATGCTTTCTACAGCGACGATCGGCGCGAGGCGGTGCGTGAAGAATTCACCGCGTGGCTGCGGCGCTACGCGGCGCGTCTGCGGCAGCAGGCGGTACCGCAGGACCGGCGCAAGGTGGAGATGAACCGGGCCAATCCGCTCTACGTGCCGCGCAACTACCTGGCGCAGCAGGCGATCGACGCGGCCGGGGAGGGGGATCTGTCGCAGGTGGAGGAACTGCTCGACGTGTTCCGCAAGCCTTACGAGGAACAGGCCGGCCGCGAGCGCTTCGCCGCGAAGCGACCCGACTGGGCGCGGCATAAGGCGGGGTGTTCGATGCTGTCGTGCAGTTCCTGA